GCGGCGGTGACCGCCACCCCCACAGCGTCCAATCTCCCACCCCACCCCTTACGCCCTCGTTAACGCCCCGCCGTCGCCGGTGCCGCGTTAATCGTCACGACAGGAACCTCGGCGATGATTCACCCGGGTGCCGTTGGCCGCGACGTCGTCCACCTCCCCCCGCCGTCCCCTTGGATCGTTCCGCTCTCGTGACATCGCCGGATAGCGCGGGCATCACCACAACGCAAACCGACGCGGTCCCCATCGGCATGCGCGCCGACCCCGCGCTCGTCGAGCGCGGCCTCGTGGTCGAGGGAGTCCTCGGCGCCGGGGGACACTCGGTCGTCTATCGCGCGCGCGACGAGCGCCACGCGCGCGAGGTGGCCCTCAAGGTCCTCCGCGAGGAATCGCGCCTGGAGAGCGCGGCCGAGCGCTTCGCGCAGGAGATCAGGGTCGCCGCCGGGCTGCGCCATCCGCACATCCTCCCGCTCTACGACTCGGGCGTGCTCGCCGACGGCCGCCCGTTCGCGGTGATGCCCGTCGCGCACGGCGAGCCGCTCCGCGCGGTGATCGACCGCGGTCCGGTCCCGCTGGGCGAGGCCCTTCGCCTCGTGCACGAGGTCGGCGAGGCGCTCACGTACCTGCACGAGCGCGGTTGGGTGCATCGCGACGTGAAGCCGGAGAACATCCTCGTCGAGTCGGGGCACGCCGTCCTCACCGACTTCGGGATCAGCGCGCCGGTCGACTCCATCACGCGGCGCAGCTCGCCGCAGCACGTGGCAAGCCTGTGGAACGCCCAGCGGTTCACCTCCGTGGGGAGCGTGGTCGGGACCCTCCCGTACGTGGGGCCGGAAAGCCTGTTCGGCGATGCCCCGGTGCACCCGCGCAGCGACGTCTACGCGCTGGGGATGGTCCTCTACGAGATGCTCGCCGGACACCTCCCCTTCACCGCCGAGTCGGCGGCAACACTCCTGAGCCAGCGCCTCGAGCATCCGCTTCCGCCGATGGCCGGGATGCGGGACGACGTCACCGCCGAACTGGATGCGGTGATCGCCCGCGCGACGCAGGCCGATCCGGAGCAGCGATTCGCGAGCATCGGCGCCTTCGTGGCGGCCCTGGATGCCCTTCCCACGCCGGGGGGCCTCGCGGCGCGAGCGGTGCGGAGGCGCACCCTCGTCGCCCTCGTCCTCGCGGTGCTGGCCATCGCCGTCGGCACCTGGCGGGTGCTGGCCCCCGTGTACCTCGACCCCGACCGCGTCGTCGTCGCCGACCTCTCCAACGACACCGGCGACCCGGTGCTCACCCCTATCGGGACGGTCGCCGGCGACCTCATCACCGCGGCGCTGTCGCGCGAGCAGGGGCTGGAGGTCATCAACGCCACCATGTCGTTAGGCTCGCGCCAGCGCCCGCGCCTCCCGGCCGCCGATTCCACGCTGCAGCGCGCCACGCGCGCGTTGGTGGAACGGGCGCACGCCGGGCTTGCCGTCACCGGGGCGTATTATCGGGAGGGGGGGCAGCTCGCCCTCCTCGCCGAGCTGATCGACACCCGGGCCGGCGAGGTCATCGGCGCGATCGGCCCCATCGCCGCCAGCCCCACCGCCCCCGAGCGCGGTCTGCGGATCCTGGCCGACAGCGTCGTGGCGATGGTGAAACGGCGCGGGAGCGCCCGGGTGCCCGCCTTGCCTACGGCCGCACCCCCGCGTTGACCTGCGGCGCCGGTTGGCGCCAGGGTTGCGGCGGGAGCGAGCGCTGCCGCGGCCACACCTCGTCGAGCGTGTTCCCGTCATACAGCCGCCCGTTCCGCATCACCTGACGCACCGTGTTGCTGTTGCGGATGCTGGCCAGCGGGTCGCCGTCGAGGACGAGGAGGTCGGCGAGCTTCCCCGGCTCCAGCGACCCCAGGTCCCGGTCGAGCCCCAGCGCCTCGGCCCCCATGATGGTCGCGACCCGGAGCGCGTCGTGGTTGGACAGCCCGCCCGATGCCACCGTCCAGAGCTCCCAGTGGTAGCCGAGTCCTTGCAGCTGGCCGTGGCTCCCGATCCCCGCCTTTCCGCCAGCCGCAATCAGGTCGCGGATGACCCCGGCGTGCTCCTGGAAGTGGTACTCCTCGTCGAGGAACCACCCGGCCGGCCCCGGTGAGCCGCCGGCCCCCTGCCCGCGGCGTCGCGTCTTCGCATCGAGGTCGTCGTCGGGCGTGAAGCGGCGCAGCTTGACGTCCTTGTTGGGGTTCTCCTTGGTGTAGTAGTAGTTCTCCGCCCACGGTCCGCCGTACGTCACCAACAGGGTCGGCGTGGAGACGGTCCCCGACGCGGCGAAGAGCGCGAGGACGTCGTCGAACAGCGGGGTGATGGGGAGGTTGTGCTCCACGCCCGGGTAGCCGTCGATCGCCATCGTGATGTTGGTGCGGTACGCCAGCCCCGCCTCGGTGGTGGGCATCAGCCGCAGCTCCCGGGCCGCCATCATGATCCACTGCCGTACCTGGCGGTTCCCCGCCCCGTACATCTTGATCGTCTTGGTGTCGTAGTACTCGCTGTAGCGCTTCAGGACGTTCCGCGCCTGCTCCAGCGACCGGATGCGCTCCGCCGCGAAGACCCCCGGGCCGGTGGAGTAGATCCGCGGCCCCACCAGCTCCCCGGTCGACACGCGGTCGGCATAGCTCAGGACATCGGTCGTCCCCGTCTGCGGATCGCGCGTCGTCGTGACCCCGTACGCCAGGTTGGCGAGGAGCGCCCACGGCTGCGCCGTGTGGATGTCGGGTGAATGGCGGAAGTGCGCGTGCGTGTCCACGAAGCCGGGGATGATCACCTTCCCCGTGACGTCGATGATGCGGGCGCCCTGCGGGACCTCAACGCTGCCACGCTTCCCCACGGCCGCGATGCGATTGTCGCGCACCACCACGTCGGCGTCCTCGATCACCTCGTGCCCCTTCATGGTGATCGCCCTGGCGCCGCGCAGCACGACCGAGCCGCGCGGGATGTCGCGGGTCCCGGTCACGCGGATCCGCACCTCCGTCGGCTTGTAGGTGGCGACGCTGTCTCGCGCCACACCGCGCCGAGCGCTGTCTCCCGCTGCCGGCGCCGGCGTCGCTCCCGCCGCTCGCCGCGCGGCACGCACCGAGTCGTCGAAGGCCCTCGCGCGGTCGAGGTCGTACGTCACCAGCGCATTCCCGATCGACCAGTGCACCACGCGCCCGTTCGCCTGCCACGCCGGGAACTCCCCGCCGATGTCGGAGAGGCGTCGCACCGGCGTCGGCGCGTTGTCCGGGGTCGCCACCGAGATGACCGGGACCTGCCCTCCTACCACGGGGACCGTCACGACGTAGAAGTCGGCCCCCACCTGCGCCAGCGCCAGGTCGCCCCGCGGCGCCATCCGCACCGTGCTGGCGTTAGGCGGATTGGGGGCGCCGGGCTGCCCCTGGCCCGTCACCCGCACGTGCTGCCGCAGGTCGGTGCCGTCCCACCGGAACGAGACCAGCCCCTGGCTCCCGCCGTACGCGAAGATGCGCGTCGCGTCGCTGGTGAAGTGGGGATCGCCCAACCCGCCGGCGGCGCGGACGCGCGTCACCGCGCCCCCCTCGGCAGGGATCCAGACGAAGCGCGCCGCCTGGCCCCCGCCAAAGCGCTGCAGCGTCTCGCGCAGCTCGCGCGCATCGGCCTGCATCGCCACGATGCGCGCCCCGTCAGGCGACCATTGCGTCGCGTAGTACGTCGCCGCCTCGCGCGTGAGGCGCACCGGCTGCGCGCGTCCGTCGGCGCGCACCTTGTAGAGGTGTCCGCCGTCATTCGACCACGTCACGTACGCCACCCACTGGCCATCCGGCGACCACGCCGGGTGATACTCCCCCTCGCTGCCCCTGGTGATCCGGCGCGGCTCGCCGCTGGGGAGGTCCATGACGTACAGGTCGCCCAACGCGGAGAAGGCGACGCGCTTCCCGTCGGGGGAGGGGACGGCGTCGCGAATCTGCGAGGCGACGAGGGTCGGGGTGTCGTCGATCGGGTACTGGAACTTCACCTCCGGCCCGATCGCCACGTCGACTTCGGCGCTGAACGGGATGCGAGCCGCCGCGCTCCCATCCACCGGGACGCGCCAGATCTCGCCGCCGTAGCTGATCACGATCGCCGTGCCGTCCGGGGTGAAGTCGTAGCCCGGCAGGGCGTCGGTCTCGAGCATCGCCTCCTGGTTGTCACGCTGGATCGGGTAGGCGAGCCAGCGCTCCTCACCCGTGGCCAGGTCGCGGATCCTCAGCCCGGTCTTCTCCTCGTAGCGGCTCCCGTACGCGAGCCATTTCCCGTCAGGTGAAATCGCCGGGCGGAAGGCCGAGCCGTAGCGCGCGGTCATCGTCGTCGCCGTCCCCAGCTCACGGTCCCATGTGGCCAGCTGGTACTGGGGGAAGATCGCGTTGTACGTCCAGGTCCCCTGGCGCGTGGCGTACCACATGTGGCGCCCGTCCGGGGTGAAGGTCGCCCCGATCGCCGCCATCGGGGCGGGGTCGCGGATCACCTGGATCCCGGCCCCGCCGTCCACGTGGTAGAGGAAGAGCTTGGGCGCCCCGCCAGCGACCGACCGCGTCACCGCGACGTACTTCCCGTCGGGGGTCC
This region of Gemmatimonadetes bacterium SCN 70-22 genomic DNA includes:
- a CDS encoding amidohydrolase yields the protein MAHAVALTRAVAHALARVVAHTLAVAPALALALPIASALAQAPARPASRAALPLEEARRLRLTTTKGSWMSVDVSPDGQRIVFDLLGDLYALPIAGGGATRLTSGMAHDAQPRWSPDGQRIAFISDRSGGNNLWVMSADGRDTVQLSKTSDDLYVSPEWTPDGKYVAVTRSVAGGAPKLFLYHVDGGAGIQVIRDPAPMAAIGATFTPDGRHMWYATRQGTWTYNAIFPQYQLATWDRELGTATTMTARYGSAFRPAISPDGKWLAYGSRYEEKTGLRIRDLATGEERWLAYPIQRDNQEAMLETDALPGYDFTPDGTAIVISYGGEIWRVPVDGSAAARIPFSAEVDVAIGPEVKFQYPIDDTPTLVASQIRDAVPSPDGKRVAFSALGDLYVMDLPSGEPRRITRGSEGEYHPAWSPDGQWVAYVTWSNDGGHLYKVRADGRAQPVRLTREAATYYATQWSPDGARIVAMQADARELRETLQRFGGGQAARFVWIPAEGGAVTRVRAAGGLGDPHFTSDATRIFAYGGSQGLVSFRWDGTDLRQHVRVTGQGQPGAPNPPNASTVRMAPRGDLALAQVGADFYVVTVPVVGGQVPVISVATPDNAPTPVRRLSDIGGEFPAWQANGRVVHWSIGNALVTYDLDRARAFDDSVRAARRAAGATPAPAAGDSARRGVARDSVATYKPTEVRIRVTGTRDIPRGSVVLRGARAITMKGHEVIEDADVVVRDNRIAAVGKRGSVEVPQGARIIDVTGKVIIPGFVDTHAHFRHSPDIHTAQPWALLANLAYGVTTTRDPQTGTTDVLSYADRVSTGELVGPRIYSTGPGVFAAERIRSLEQARNVLKRYSEYYDTKTIKMYGAGNRQVRQWIMMAARELRLMPTTEAGLAYRTNITMAIDGYPGVEHNLPITPLFDDVLALFAASGTVSTPTLLVTYGGPWAENYYYTKENPNKDVKLRRFTPDDDLDAKTRRRGQGAGGSPGPAGWFLDEEYHFQEHAGVIRDLIAAGGKAGIGSHGQLQGLGYHWELWTVASGGLSNHDALRVATIMGAEALGLDRDLGSLEPGKLADLLVLDGDPLASIRNSNTVRQVMRNGRLYDGNTLDEVWPRQRSLPPQPWRQPAPQVNAGVRP